gggcgggggtggaggtgggggggaggTACTGGAGAGGAGTGGTGCGGAGGGGGCGGCCTACCTGCAGGGCCATGGAGACGCCCAGGCCTGGGACCCCAGAGGGGCAGGCGGGCTGAGGAGTCCTGGGCTCCCCAGGGCCTCGTTTGGGATTACGACTCCCGCGGAAAGCACGACTTCATTGGAGAATTCTCCACCACCTTCGAGGAGATGCAGAAAGCCTTCGGGGAGGACCAGGTGAGCCGGCCTGTCCCCCAGAATGCTCTGGGGCGCTGGCCCTGGGCTGAGTTCCCCAAAAGTGCTTGTGATGGCTTTAGAGAGGCTAGAGATGATGACAGAGCATGACAGCCACGCTCACCAGGTGGTCAGAGTAGGGATCACAGGCCTGTGTTGGACAGACAGACGCCAATGGGCAGGGCTTCAAGGCCTCCCTGGCCCCTTAGGGTGGGGTGTTGGGCGCTGGCACTCTGGGGTGGGGGTCTCTGCCTGTCCCTGTCCCCCAGGCCCAGTGGGACTGTGTGAACTCCAAGTATAAGCAGAAGAAGCGAAATTACAAGAATTCTGGGGTGGTCATCCTGGCAGACCTGAAGGTGAGCCTCAGCCTAGGCTGCAGACCCTCCCCCGCCCACCCACGGTGCGGGGTTGGGGGGTAGTCCTGCTTCCGCCTGAGCTCTGCGGAGAGCAAGCTCAGCAGTGGCAGGCGACTCCCTGGAATCTCCCCCATTGTCAGATGGATTCAAGGGCTCTTGTGCCCCTAATGCATGGAGGTGGGTTAGGAAATGGAAGGGAGGGGGAAACGAGAGAATAGATGATGGGGGGAAATGGGCATGCAGACAGCCTGAGGGCCTGAGAGGCAGGGActgaggctgccaggctcctgcctgccccagctgccctgggggagggcaggtcCCAGCAGCCCCAGAGGCCCTGCCCTGAAGCCCTGGCCTGAGTCTCCCCGGGGTGGGGGCCCTGGAAGCTCTACAGGGTGTACTCGTTCCTGGACTACGTCATGGGCGGCTGCCAGATCCACTTCACGGTGAGTCCGCACCCCCCGCCTGTGGGCTGCATCCCAGAGGATGGGGGGGTTGGCTCCTGGCCCCACTCAGAGCCCGTTTGACACCCTGGGTGGATGTGTGCAGAAAAGGCCCCTCTGCAGGGTTTGCACACCCCTTCCTTGTGACCCCTCCGAGCTTCTTCAAGTGACAGCTGGAAAGGCCTGAGGGTAGTGACTGGGCGGGGGGACACACGGGGACCCCATCTCAGGCCTTACtcctcccaggccctgcccagcccctccctccacccttgaCTGCAGGAGGAGGTGCTGAGGGTCCACTGTGACAGCTCCGGCTCCTTGGGGTCCCTGGCTGGTATTGCCACAGAGGCGCTGGCTATGCCTGGGGACCCAGGAGCTTTGGGGTtggcctgtcccttctcctgTGACCCAGCCAGCACAGCGTCAGACCCTTGGGCTTACAGCCCCCGGGTTTTCTCACATCCCTGGGCAAGCGGCTTCCCCAGGCTTCGGTGTCCTTAGCGGTCAGATGGGGTGCAGCTGCCACCCAGGCCAGGAAGGAGGGCTCCAGGCTCATGACGCCGTGGCCTCTGCAGGTGGCCATTGACTTCACGGCCTCCAATGGGGACCCCAGGAACAGCTGCTCCCTGCACTACATCAACCCCTTCCAGCCCAACGAGTATCTGCAGGCCCTGGTGGCCGTGGGAGAGATCTGCCAGGACTACGACAGGTGCGCCGGCCTCCCATGCCTCCTGGGCTCTGCAGAAGTCATGGGTCAGCGCCTCAGGGCCTGAGAAGGGAGATGGGGCGGCCCCCCACAGGGGTCCGAGTCCTTCTCGCAGACACAGAGCAGTAAACTGAGGCTGTAGAGGGGTAGGGTTCTCGAGGCCTAGGGAGTGATGGGGCCAAGGTCCCTGCATCCAGTCAACACCACCCCTGCCTGCCTGCGAGCCTGGTGGCCGCCTCATGggtctgggccttagtttccccTGTGTGGTTCGGGGCACCTGGTCTCCTGGCTCTGTTGGTGTCTCCCCGAAGCCCCCGTTCCCTCAGTGAGATCGAGGGCCCTGGGTGATGAGGCGGCCTCTCTTCCAGCGACAAGAGGCTCTCTGCTTTGGGGTTTGGAGCCCGGATCCCTCCCAAGTACGAGGTAGGAGAAAGTCCGGGTCCCAGGACCCCAGGGGAAGCAGTGCCATGTGACAggcggtggggcggggggggggggggggacctgCCTTTCACCTCCCAGCACTAGTGTTCTCAGTCAGCCCTGTGGCCctgtgaggagaagggggacaTTCGCCTGGAATTTTCCGTTTAGAAAGGGTGTTTGACTGGCTTGAGCAGAAAGTTTGGGGGTTGGGGAATTATTGGCTAATACATCTCAGAAGCTCCGGGTCCCACTGGAGCCAGGGTTGGCCTTCTGCCCTCTGTCCCCAGTGACCCCCTTCCACAAAGGATGTGTCACATGGTGGCCCCAGGGGCTCCAAACCTACCTCTCTCAGTAGTTGGGGTGGGGGATGCTAGGAGGTGGACCCGCTGACCGGTCCCTTCTGCCCAGGTGTCCCATGACTTTGCCATCAATTTCAACCCCGAAGACGATGAGTGCGAAGGTAGGAGCGTGAATGGCCCGTGGTGGGGGTGCGCTGGGGCCGTGCTCACACCCCGCCCCCCACAGGGATCCAGGGTGTGGTGGAGGCCTACCAGAACTGCCTGCCCAGGGTCCAGCTCTACGGCCCCACCAACGTGGCGCCCATCATCTCCAAGGTGGCCCGCACAGCCGCGGCCGAGGAACGCACCCGTGAGGCCTCTGTAGGTGCCCAGTACCAGGGGGGGTGTGTGAGGAAGGGCTGGcctctggggaagagggaagggtcAGGTCGGGCGGGGCCGGTGGGCGGGGCCGGGAGGccgagggagggaagaggggcgGGAAGCAGGAATGCCGGGTGTCTGGACCAAGTAAGGCCGGCGTGGACTCGCCTCGAGGGCCCCAGAGCCAGTGAGTTGAGCGCTGCTCTCTGCCCAGGAGATTCTCGCCCTGGAGGCTGATCTGCTGTCTGTGGTTCTATTATACATGTATTGTTATTTTGTTtgcatggtctttttttttttggctgcactgtgttaGCTTGTGGGAatttagttcccctaccagggattgaacccaggcccggGGAAGTGAAAGTGCCCAGTCCTGAttcactggactgccggggaaatCCTTCTTCTTAATTCGCACAAGTGGTGAGACGCTAAAGGCTGCCTCCTGCATTAGGGTTCTGTAGACCTGCCTGAGGCACACCAATGACTCAGTtggcttcttttaatattttattctgaaaacaaaaaaaacagaatagtCAACTTTATGGAAGAATAACCCAACGCCTTTGGCCCATCCCTTCCCTGGACTCACTGGTCAGCAACTTCTGCCCTGTTACCTCCTCCTActtctcttcctcccctgcccccgtCTACACACGGGTCCTTTCTTCCCTTTGAATCTCTTGAGAGCAGGCTGCTGGCCTCCTGAACCCCACTTCCCCCGCCAAGTTCTTGGTGTTGATCTGCTCACAAGATCCTGTACAGTACAGCTTTGCAGTCTCACATCGAAGGCGACCCCCTCCTCTTGTCTCACCCCAGCCTCCATCTGTCCCCATGTGTCCATGTTCCTCACCGTCCCAGGACCTGTCCTTCCCATGTTCTGGTCTCCtgatctattttttcccctttgtttttctgtgccccgcagcatgtgggatcttagttccctgaccagggactgaacctgcgcaccctgcagtggaagtcaactgcacccccagggaagtccctgtggtgGGACTAGGCTGTTGCTCTCAGCCTTGCTCCATCCTTGGGACTTGCCATCGCCCAGTCCCTGGTGGTCCCTGGTCCCGTGCCCTGAGTGGGGGTGGCTCTCCCAGGCACACAGCCCCCAAAGGCAGGGTCACAGTGTCACCTCCCACCCCTTCTTTCCTCAGATCCAGGCGTTCTCTTCTACAGTCACTGCACAAGTATCAGTTTCAGGTGGTTTAATTTAGATCCAATACTTTATATAATATGCTCCAATTTCATTAATTGCCAAAAAACCAATAATTTTGTCACAATATTATTTTTGGTGTAGAATCCAGCCTGGAGTTAAGGATTACATTCAGCTTTCATGTTCTTGTATTGTTTTAAAGCAAGTTTTAGACACATAATTTTATCTGTAAATATCAGTATAAACCTCTGAAAGAGGTACAGTAGGCTCCCATTATCACACCTAAAGACAACGTCAGTTCCCGAGCATTAAGTGTCCAGCCATCCCATCCACACCATGGTGGATTTTCCAGGAGGCACAGGGTTAAGATAAGGGGCTGGGCCTGACAGTGGGTGTGGCCATCCtgctggggacccctgccttcTCCTGTGGGGTCCTCTTGACACCCCCTTGTTAAAGAGATCAGCATGTGCCTACAGTAGGGCCCCCGGCTGGAGTCTGCTGACCATGCCCTTGTGGTGGCCTTCGTGTCCGTCTGATTCCTCTGGGAGGGGTTAAATTCTAGGGGCCTCAGGTCTGCCTCTGTCCTTGCTGGGGCTCAGACCCTTCGTCTTAGCTGCGCGAGGTGGATGTGGGTGGAGGCTGGGCGGCATCTGGGACCCCCTTCCCTGAGCCTCTTCTTGAACTTTGCCCTCACCTGCCTTCCTGTCCTGCGGAGAAACCCTGTCCTTTCTGGCTGACGCCTACCGGGGCCCCGACTGCAGTGGTCCCCGGGTTCAGGTGACACTTCCGTCGCAGGTGGTGATGGTGTGGTGTTTGCACTGCTGGCAGACCCAGGGCTGTGAGGTCTCAGTGGGGTGCCGCCCCTactctgggggtgggaggaggctgtgtggggctcagggctgggccaggcactgtgggaATCCACCAGCCCTGGACAGGAGACTGCCCATCCCCCTGGTTTGGGGGCTCAGAGGGGGTCCCTGGGAGAGGGTGCCCACTCGGCCAGAGCTGGGCAGGCTAGGGGATAGTCTGGCTGGCCTTCCAGCGTTGGTGCTCCAGGGTGATTTTTGCAgctcttctgtgttttctctcaCCCAGATTTTTAGTAATGATTGctgagtggttttgtttttttttcactctggaAATGGACCTTTATTTGAAACAAGCCCCAGTCTGTCATGCACAGACACACTGGGCACCTGGCCAGGCTGGGCCAGAGTGTGTTGTTTGAAATCTCAGCGTCTCTTCAGGGTGTGGGAGCCCCTCCCCGCCCAGGGCTGATGATCCCTTCTCTGGCCTCAGACCTGGGTCAATCCTGGCTCCCCTAGCCTCACTGTCCCCACCTGTAAGGTGTGGCTGTATCCACCTCCGGGTTAGAGGGAGCACGTGGTCACAGCTCACTGtgattccatgtgtgtgtgtgcacctgtgtacATGTGGTACGCTTCTGCGAATACGTTTTTAGAAAAGCTTGGCAACCGTGGTCACCCCCAGGCGGTCTGGTTGGTGGACTTGGGGTTCGACTGGGGGAGGTACAGCGGCCCTGCAGGGTCcccacagcccctcctcccctgTGCCCCCAGCAATACTACATTCTGCTGATTCTGACGGATGGTGTGGTGACCGACATGGCGGACACACGTGAGGCCATCGTGCGCGCCTCCCACCTGCCCATGTCCATCATCATTGTCGGGGTGGGCAACGCCGACTTCACCGACATGCAGGTGCTAGACGGCGACGACGGTGTCCTGCGCTCCCCACGCGGCGAGCCCGCCCTCCGCGACATCGTGCAATTTGTGCCCTTTCGGGAGCTCAAGAGCGTGAGTGCCCGGCGGGTCCCTTGACAGCATTGTGGAGGTGACAGGCGCTGAGCCCCTGCTCCATCCTGAGCAGTTTCAGCCCCTAGAAACCTTTGCACTATGAGAAGCGTCACACGGATGCCCCAGAGGGCAGGGTGCCCCTTAGGCAGCCACCTCCCTGGCTTTCAAGCCTCTGTGACACAGTAGGAACTCTGTGTCACGTGGACACACACTCGCAGCGTCACGGGAGGACCTGGGCATGGAGGGACCTCAGCCCCTCTGCCCCGTGCCCAGAGCAGGGTCACACCCACCCAGACAGCTGTCTGTGCCCTCAGAGTGACAGCAAGGGTGGACTGCCCAGCCACTGTGGTCTCAACCTTAACACAGGCTCACCTGCTTGCCCACTTGGTGAATTCCTGGTTGTGGTCCCTGGAGCCGGGGGCTCTAGGGAGGGGGGCTGGATGTGAGTAGGTGCAGAAGAGGGGCTAGGGGATGGGAAGCTGGCTGGAGGCACCTTCTCCCCACACCCAGGCGTCCCCCGCGGCATTGGCCAAGAGTGTGCTGGCCGAGGTGCCCAGGCAGCTGGTGGAATACTACAGCCACAAGGAGCTGCCTCCAAGAGACCTCGGCGCCCACGCCTGAGAAGCCAGCTTGGCTCTGCTCTCTGAGGACCCATGGGGCGGCCAGGACTGTGTCCACCATCTGCCTCCAGCATCCTTCACCCAACTCCCCAGGGGCCTCCCATCCTGCAGCCCAGGCCCACCCTCGGCTCCTGTGACCCTgatgcctggtgggctgaaggGTGAAGAGGTCCCATGGGCACGCCTAACCCTGCCCCAGcctggtgggtggggaggggcctgggagaCAACTCCTTTGCTTCTGATCTTCACTGGGGAGAGTCAGCAGACAGTGCCCTGTCTCTGAGAAAACCCCGGTCCCCCAGACACCTGTCCCTGCAGCCAGATTCCTCCTGGTCCCAGCTGCATCCGCCCTTGtctctctgtctgtggggtctgcgggggtgggggaggggacttAGACAGAATAAAGTGTCTTGTCCTTGCCGTGGCTTTGTCCCTTCACTGCTCCCCCCACCGCAGCAGAGGACTGCACCCCACTGGAGGGGTGGGGCCTGGTGtttctgtgccctggagccccgCACTAGAATAGGGAGCTTCTCGGCAGGTTCCCCAGGTCCTTCCTGGACTGAACCAAGGGCCCTCCTGGGAATGAAAGGGCGCAGGGGGCAGTGCTCCACTCTGGGAAGGGCCAGTCGGTGCAACAGCCACCCCAAGCCAAGAGCCTCCCCTGTTCCCTGCCTGAAGTCTTTACCAGCCGGGCTCAGGTGGAGAGGGCTCCAAGCCCTGGGCTTTATGAGGACCTACTGGGCGCTGCGTGCTTTATGCTTCTGTCAGGGAAGGGGGCACCACTTGCAGTACCTCCCAGCTCTGTGGGTATGGGTTTCTGGTTGAGATTTCCCCCTAAATTATCTTGTTTGGGAAAAACAGACTGTTCCGACCCTGAATGCAGGcccacccacccctgcctctatccatccgtccatccatccactctGGGGGCCTATTTTTAGCTCCTGATTCATCTTCTGTTCAGCGGGGATAATGGGCATCGCCATGGTAACCTGGCTACCGCTGAATTCTGGAAGGGCTGATTTTGGTCTCTTCGAGGGTGAGAGGACACCAGAGatgcagccccccccccccccatctggGAGGCAGCAGGAATGCAGGCTGGGGGACACTGTGGCCCTAAGGAGGGAGGGCCAGTGTCAGCAGAACCCAGCCACTCAGTCTCGTATGACTGGGCTGCCCTTTCAGGAGCAGaaagcctcagacagttcctgggcACTGCTCAGGGGCAAAGCCAGCAGGAGGAGCTGGTCAGCTGAGATCCCTGGGGAGGCAGAAGCCAAGAAAAATGGGGGAATGGGGGTCCATGCACAGCAGTGGCGGCAGTGATGGCCCATGGGGGGAGCTGCAGCCTCAATGGGCTGTAGCCTCTTTCAGAGCACGTGTGGCAGGGAGGGGCCAAGGTTCAAGGTCCCAGCCTCTCCCTTCCGCCCTGGAGAGGAGTGGAATCAGGGTCAGGGCCGCTTTTAGGGGATGCCCTCCTGGGGCCAGAGCAGGTGTGGATGGAAGGACCACGGGAGGCAGCCATGGGACCTGGCCTGTGGGCGGCTCGGCTGGGCATGTGCAGGTGAAGGGCAGccgctgggggggtgggggcaggaaggcATCAGCCAGCTCAGCTGTAAGGACGTGAGGAGTTTTCCAGCCAGCGCCCAGCCCAAGAAGGcagccagctctgcccagaggcaataaaataatgaattgatTATGGTCCAGGGTGGTTCAGATGTGCACCAACCACTCTCACCTCCTTGGTAACAgcagccctgccctcctctgggggcccATCTCCCAGTCCATATATTTAATGGGCCTGGACCACTGTCTGAATCCCAGGGTAGACATGATGCAGGCCTGGCCACTCAGCGAGTGTGCTGTCCCTGGACACAGTGATTGGCTCCGGTGGGCACTCCACCTGGATGGCCAAAAGGACTGGGTTCTGCGACTTTTCTGCCAGTTGCTAAGCTGCTGAATGGGCACCAGGAGCAGCTGGTGACCACTGCTGCCACATGGGCAGGGCCTGCCTGGGAGGGAAGCTGGCACAGAGGAGGTGGACAAAGCAATGGTGCCGGGGTATGGGGACCTGGCTCCTCCCTTTCTGCTCAGACCAACTGGGGTCAGAGACGGGGCTTCTGTCTCTTGCCACCCACAGATACTGGCCCACAAGGACGGCAAATATTCCCAGTTCACAGACAAGGGAAGCAAAGCTCAGAACAGTTGAGTAACttgccctgagtcacacagctggCAGTGGCAGAAGCAAGACCCACCAGCCCCATGCAATTTCTGGattttcacctttcaatgcaaggCCATCCATCAAGGCTCTGGAATCCAGATGGGCTCCTAgagagggaagccccagacaggGTGGTCAGAAGTCCTGGCAGCTGGTGTGGAGACCTGCAGACGAGATGCCAGCCCCTAGCTCTTCGGCACCACCCCTCCTGGGGATGCAGCCTCACTCTTGCTCACAACAATTGCACGTGGAATCTGTGGGGTTCAGAGCAAGCCGACCGAAGGTGTGCCACGGACTGGGGCTGCTGTGGGAGGCACCTGGGCCTGACTGTCTTCAGAGGTTGCTCCAGCATGTTTCTTGGAGCAGCTCCTTCTTGCAGGGTGGGCTTGGGATTCGTGTAAACCTGCAGTGGCTGATGACTTAAGCACCAGTCCAGAGTCAAGTTGGACACCTGGTCCTGCTCTCCTCAGCCTGCACGTGACCCCTTGCTTCACTTGAGGGCATGAAAAGTAAGCGTGTTAGtctctcagtgatgtccaaccctgtgaccccacagactgtaccttgccaggctactctgtccatggtattctccaggcaagaatactggagtggattgccattgcttcttccagggtatcttcccaaaccagggatcgaaccaggctGACCCTGAAGTCCTTGACTGACCCTCCCCTGGAGAAGCGGGGTGTATAGTGCTTCCCCGTGAATCCAGGCAGCCTTGGTGTTGTGTGTCTCCAAGGCTCAGTTATGGACACACACAGGGCTGTCCTGGTCCCTTGCTGTCTGAACAGGGGCTCACCAGAACCCATAACACCTTCCTGGACTTTCGGGAGAGACATCACTGGGACCATCGCAATTCTTTCCTGTATTCCTGACCTCTAGAAATGGAATGAGTTCGTCCGTGTTTGCTGGTATGCTAAGCCACCACATTTTGGGGGTAGTTGGCTTTGCACGTTCTTGTAAGGACTGCATGGCGGGTGATGTACTGGGCCTGAGACAAAACACCTGTTGGTAAATAAATATCCATTTCCGGAGGGAGCAGGGTGTCCTTTCCTTGTTCTGAGCATCCCTAATTGTGGCTGTCGGAGTGGCCCTGTGTGGGGGAGGACTCCTGGCCCAGGCCCCCACCCTTGAATCCTCAGAGTCAACTGTGGGCCGAGGGAGCAGAACCCTGAAGCTCCGGCCTGCTCTTTCCTCTGCTGTGGAGACAAAGCTGAGCAGGAAATTTAAGTGCTGTGATTGGTGTGGGCAGCAGGGCTGTCAGATGCTAGGCATAGGACCTTGGGCACAGGGGGCCGTGGGCAAGAGCCCTACTCCCGAATGAGGGCACCCGGGACCCTTGCCCAGCACAGACTCTCCCCGACCCAGACCTATAACAGCCGCCGAGCCCAGGGTGAGAGGACCCAGTCCTGGTTAACTGGCGAGGCTGTGGCTCCCTAGGCTGGCACCCTCTGGGGATTTAACTTCCAGGAGCCTCAAGCCTGAGGCTCCATGGAGACTCCTGGAGGCCCCAGGCTCTGTCTGGAGGGGGCAGCTGACCAGTCAAAGGTTCAGGTAGTCCCAGTGAGGagcccacctcccatcccaccccggGCGTCAGCCATAGACCAGGGACACGGTGGCTCCTGCCTCTTGTGGCCggggtctgagccaccagctgtcAGCCCCGGGCAGTGCAGGCCTGTGGCGTCAACACCAGCCTGGTTAGTGGATTTTTCAGATATAGGGCTCTTAGGACCCCAGTTCTTCACTCTGGGAGAGCTGATAGACGTAGCTTCAAGCTCTGAACTCAGAGCCGCGGGTTCTcactccttccctctctgtgtgGGCCTTGGGTTCCTGAAGGGGGAGTTTCCCTGAGGCTCATGACCAACAGTGGGGAAGGGTCGTCAGAGCAGGCACCCTCCCTTGCTGCCAGGCCTGGGTGCTGGCCGGCGCTGAGGCCTCGGCCGGGTGGTCAAGGAAAGGTGGGAGGAAGCAGGTTGGGTGTCAGGGACAGGGTTGGTCGACATCCAGGGGAGGGGAAGGCCTTTGGACAGAGCTGTTTTGCTCTTGTGCTGGAGTAACATGTCCAGTCCCCAcatcagggaagggaagggaaagtccACATGTCCCGGGGGCCCCTACAGCAGGCCCCAGCTCCAGGGGGAAGGCCAGCAACCATTTCCCCCATCCTCAGGGGTCATGTGTTTCCAGAAAAGACACATTCAGTTCTTCAGCCTGGCCTGTGGATGGGGGCCTTACTTGTAAGTAAGTTTTTGCAGGTGTGAACAAGTCAAATGAGGTCACAGGATGGGTCCCACGTCTAAGGACTGGTTTCctcagaggaagaggagagggccAGGGATGGGACAAACGCAGCTGCTGTTGCAGCAAAAACAGGAATGAACAGCCTTTGGCACATACCAGCCTGACAGACCTGCAAGAGGTAAGCAGTTTAGCTTTTACTACTAACAAACACTTGTCGCTGGACTTGTCCTTCACAAAGCTCATTACTCTCTGATTCCATGTAgatttggagcaggaaatggcaacccactccagtattcttgcctggagaatcccatggacagaggagcctggtgggctgtagtccatggggtcacagatcagacacaactgaagtgacttagcatgcatgcatgcattggagaaggaaatggcaacccactccagtattcttgcctagagaatcccagggacagaggagcctggtgggctgccgtctatggggttgcacagagtcagacacgactgaagcgacttagcagcagcagcagccatgtagATTATGCTCTGGACCTAGCATGCTTCTCCCCATACTCTCTCTTTGTAGCATCctgcatttcagaaagaagaTCGGGGCCAATAACTTCATGGACACCAGACCCGGCTGCTGCCTGATACCAGCTGTGGCTGTTTTGATACTTAGCAAGAGAATAAAAAACATGAGACCTTCAAGAGGATTATAAAACCTCTCCCTATTCCTGAGAAAagggggcacagttcttgaggcactaGCCTGCTGTGTTTCCATCTTGCCTGGCACAGATAATAAAGCTACTCTTCTCTACTTCCTCCAGACTCTGTCTGCATATTTCTGTTTGGCATCAGTGGACAGGGAGCCAAGGGTTTGACAGCATTGGGAGCTGGGGAACCGTGGGAGCTGCTCCCACACCTCCACTCCGAGGGGCTGGGGGTCTGGGGACCCAGAGCTTTCCTGGGACTTGGTGCATCAGAGGTGTTGAGGGACATCTgctttttgcttaatttttaaatttttctagaaTACTTTATTGCTGAAATGGAAGAATTTCGTAAccatgcttttttttccctttgctgtgGCTCTGGAGCTCCAGAGAGTACATGCCCAGTAGTCGTGGCACATCGGCTCTTGTGGGGCTGTATTTCCCTaaggtatgtgagatcttagttcccccgccagggaccgaacccatgtcccctgcactgggaggtggactctcaaaccctggaccaccagggaagtcccccgtgGTTTGTTGTGATAAACTGTTTCCTCACACCAGGGGCTGAGAGTTCTGATGTGGACAGTCATGACAGActccccctcccagccctgccggTCCTGAGGGGCAGCCAATTCTTAGAGTCCAGGGCTAGGGGCCCCTCAGGAGCTGGATCCACACCCCCAGACCCAAACCTTGCACAAAGGGGGAAGAGGCAGGATGCTGGCTTCCACTAGGGGGCACCCCAAACACAGGCGCTCACAGGCCCCCGCCCTCTGGCTCCTGCTGACAGCGAGTCCTGGGACCCCCCCAGTTTCTTCTCCATGTTTACTGAGACGCCGGTGACAGGTAACTCAGCTGAAGGAGTGTGACGTGGTGAACTGATACACTTGCCTACTGCGGGGTGACTCCCACAGCAGGGCTAGCTAGCACTGGCATCGCCTCACACAGTTGCATTTTCTCTGTGTGTAATGAAATTTCACACCTCCTTCCTGAGCAACTTTCGACTTCACACACAGTATCCTGAGCTGCAGTCGCCAGGCTGTGCATTCGAGCCCAGGACTCACAACTGCACATCTGATTTCCAGATCTGTAGGAATCATTTGACCAACTCCCCCAGGCCCTGCTTGCCACAGTACTACTGTCTGTCTTTACAACCTgggctttttagattccacagataactGAGTGCCTACAGTCAGAGAGAGTTTCTCCgtgtggcttatttcactgagtgtGATGCCttcgaggttcatccatgttctagaaatggcagaatttccttctttttttttatcactgaatgatgttgccgtgtgtgtgtgtgtgtgtgtgtgt
The genomic region above belongs to Budorcas taxicolor isolate Tak-1 chromosome 18, Takin1.1, whole genome shotgun sequence and contains:
- the CPNE7 gene encoding copine-7 gives rise to the protein MSAGSERRAAAAPGVVPAPCASKVELRLSCRHLLDRDPLTKSDPSVVLLLQSQGQWVQVDRTEVVRSSLHPVFSKVFTLDYYFEEVQKLRFEVYDTHGPSSLSCQEDDFLGGMECTLGQIVAQKKVTRALLLKFGRNAGKSTITVIAEDISGNNGYVELSFRARKLDDKDLFSKSDPFLELYRINDDQSEQLVYRTEVVKNDLSPTWQPFKVSLSSLCSCEESRPLKGLVWDYDSRGKHDFIGEFSTTFEEMQKAFGEDQAQWDCVNSKYKQKKRNYKNSGVVILADLKLYRVYSFLDYVMGGCQIHFTVAIDFTASNGDPRNSCSLHYINPFQPNEYLQALVAVGEICQDYDSDKRLSALGFGARIPPKYEVSHDFAINFNPEDDECEGIQGVVEAYQNCLPRVQLYGPTNVAPIISKVARTAAAEERTREASQYYILLILTDGVVTDMADTREAIVRASHLPMSIIIVGVGNADFTDMQVLDGDDGVLRSPRGEPALRDIVQFVPFRELKSASPAALAKSVLAEVPRQLVEYYSHKELPPRDLGAHA